Proteins from a genomic interval of Paenibacillus sp. FSL R5-0623:
- a CDS encoding CBS domain-containing protein produces MNIAFFLLPKQEVTCVTSDSTLRQTLERMEYHRFTAVPILNKEGKYIGTVTEGDLLWYMKNAEGKISFENASKFLLKDVPLRLDIKPVSIDANMEDLINLAKVQNFVPVVDDMDRFIGIVRRSQIIEYCEGIVAKESIKAK; encoded by the coding sequence ATGAACATCGCATTTTTTTTGCTACCCAAACAAGAGGTTACGTGTGTGACGTCGGATTCTACGCTGCGGCAAACGTTGGAACGGATGGAATATCATCGTTTTACGGCGGTACCCATTTTGAATAAAGAAGGCAAATATATTGGTACCGTTACCGAAGGCGACTTACTGTGGTATATGAAGAATGCCGAGGGAAAGATTTCATTTGAAAACGCTTCAAAGTTCTTGCTCAAGGACGTTCCACTTCGCTTGGATATTAAACCCGTATCCATTGACGCCAACATGGAGGACCTGATTAATCTGGCTAAAGTTCAGAACTTTGTTCCTGTGGTCGATGATATGGATCGGTTCATTGGTATTGTCAGACGGAGTCAGATTATTGAGTACTGTGAGGGCATTGTAGCCAAAGAATCGATCAAGGCTAAGTAA
- a CDS encoding oligopeptide ABC transporter substrate-binding protein, translated as MKKGLFSRGLFFTMMLVFVLVLAACSEKEAATPAPASNTEEGKTEEKPANEEGVYSIDDFNNVKTNEGTAIEGGSITFGLVSDTAFEGTLNYNFYSGNPDVQVLQWFDEGLLTWDKDYVYTNDGAATYETSEDGKTFTLTIRDNVNWHDGKPVTAEDLQFAYEVIGNKAYDGPRYDSNFTSIVGMEEFHAGKAKTISGIKVLSDKQISITYKESTPSLLTGGVWTYPLAKHIFGDMDVAKMSSSKEVREKPIGFGPFKVDVITPGESVTYVKNEDYWRGAPKLDKVTLKVINPTTVVQELKSGGVDLVDAFPTDQYKDNANLSNVEFLGAIDRAYTYIGFKLGTWDEENGKVVSNAEAKMGDKKLRKAMWMAVDNDQVGKRFYNGLRWNATTLIPPSHPEFHDSNNPGVTYDPEAAKALLDEAGYKLDGEFRTNPDGTPLEINFVSMTGGDTAEPLARYYVQSWAAIGLKVNLEMVEFNSFYDRVGNTGKDDPNIDVYQAAWGVGIDVDPSGLYGRDALYNFSRFSSEENDKLLAQGISAEAFDVDKRKEVYNQWQQYMVDEVPVFPTLYRAVVAPVNKRVMNYAIGDGTGVYLSDLQVNADKAVVAQ; from the coding sequence ATGAAAAAGGGATTATTTTCACGGGGACTATTTTTCACGATGATGTTGGTCTTTGTATTGGTGCTCGCGGCGTGCTCTGAGAAAGAAGCAGCTACTCCAGCTCCAGCTTCCAACACAGAAGAGGGAAAAACGGAGGAAAAACCTGCTAATGAAGAGGGCGTTTACTCCATTGATGACTTCAACAATGTCAAAACGAATGAGGGTACTGCGATCGAGGGTGGATCGATTACATTTGGACTTGTGTCGGATACTGCTTTTGAAGGTACACTGAACTACAATTTCTATTCCGGTAACCCGGATGTACAGGTTCTTCAATGGTTCGACGAAGGCTTGCTGACTTGGGATAAAGACTATGTGTATACCAACGATGGTGCAGCAACGTATGAAACTTCTGAAGATGGCAAAACGTTCACACTGACCATTCGTGACAACGTAAACTGGCATGATGGCAAGCCGGTAACGGCTGAAGATCTGCAATTTGCTTATGAAGTTATTGGTAACAAAGCGTATGATGGTCCACGTTATGACTCCAACTTTACTAGCATAGTAGGTATGGAAGAATTCCATGCTGGAAAAGCAAAAACAATCTCTGGTATTAAAGTACTGAGCGACAAACAAATCAGCATTACGTATAAAGAATCTACTCCGTCCCTGCTGACAGGTGGCGTATGGACGTATCCATTGGCTAAACATATCTTCGGAGATATGGATGTAGCAAAAATGTCTTCTTCCAAAGAAGTACGTGAAAAACCAATTGGTTTTGGTCCATTTAAAGTGGATGTCATCACTCCGGGTGAGTCTGTAACTTATGTTAAAAACGAAGACTACTGGCGTGGAGCTCCGAAACTGGACAAAGTGACTCTGAAAGTTATCAACCCGACAACGGTTGTTCAAGAACTGAAATCTGGCGGGGTAGACCTCGTGGATGCATTCCCGACAGATCAATACAAAGATAATGCTAACCTGTCCAATGTAGAATTCCTGGGAGCAATCGATCGTGCTTATACGTACATCGGTTTCAAACTGGGTACGTGGGATGAAGAGAACGGAAAAGTTGTAAGCAATGCCGAAGCAAAAATGGGCGATAAAAAATTACGTAAAGCAATGTGGATGGCTGTAGATAACGATCAAGTTGGTAAACGTTTCTATAATGGCCTGCGTTGGAACGCAACAACCTTGATTCCACCATCTCACCCAGAATTCCATGATTCCAACAATCCGGGTGTAACATATGATCCAGAAGCAGCGAAAGCATTGCTCGACGAAGCTGGTTACAAACTGGATGGTGAATTCCGTACGAATCCGGATGGAACACCACTCGAAATCAACTTTGTATCCATGACTGGTGGCGACACAGCTGAACCATTGGCTCGTTATTATGTTCAATCATGGGCAGCTATTGGTTTGAAAGTAAACCTCGAAATGGTTGAGTTCAACAGCTTCTATGACCGTGTAGGTAACACAGGTAAAGATGATCCAAACATTGATGTGTATCAAGCAGCATGGGGCGTTGGTATTGACGTAGATCCATCTGGTCTGTATGGCCGTGATGCACTCTATAACTTCTCCAGATTCTCCAGCGAAGAGAATGACAAATTGCTGGCACAAGGTATCTCTGCTGAAGCATTTGATGTAGACAAGCGTAAAGAGGTCTACAATCAATGGCAGCAATACATGGTAGATGAAGTTCCTGTATTCCCTACACTGTATCGTGCAGTTGTAGCACCCGTTAACAAACGTGTAATGAACTATGCGATTGGTGATGGAACAGGCGTTTACCTGAGCGACCTGCAAGTTAATGCAGACAAAGCAGTTGTAGCTCAGTAA
- a CDS encoding LCP family protein: MKSRTKDKKKRRKGLYITLVSLVVLLIGGYLFRQQLAVAAFDLFLAGSVEDQLSRSYVPQEGNNTPDPTVYRKEPFSVLLLGSDKRAYEKTRGRSDTVIYAVVRPKESRVLLVSIPRDTYVQIVGRDANKDGEDDYDKLAHAYAFGGENMSINTVEKFLDADVGYYATINFDGIKKVVDALGGVKLPIDEDIVNKNPDHVQFTIEGGKPIYDGQEALYYVRYREDSDFNRTKRQQIFLNSMANEMLNLNQIAKIPELIQIMGDSFQTDMRASFIIDLAKQVLTQEKPQISSFTILGEGMKKDGIYYGQADEKDVQYAKELINNWMDQSTPAGEVMIPDRQKIE, translated from the coding sequence ATGAAAAGCAGAACTAAAGATAAGAAGAAAAGAAGAAAAGGCCTATATATAACGCTCGTTTCACTTGTTGTTTTGTTAATCGGAGGTTATTTGTTCCGTCAGCAACTGGCTGTAGCGGCATTTGATCTGTTTCTCGCCGGTTCGGTAGAAGATCAGTTATCCCGCTCTTATGTACCGCAAGAAGGCAATAACACGCCTGATCCAACGGTATACCGTAAGGAACCATTCTCCGTATTACTGCTTGGTTCGGACAAACGCGCCTATGAGAAAACGCGTGGACGTTCGGATACCGTTATCTATGCTGTAGTACGTCCCAAGGAATCCCGTGTGCTTCTGGTATCCATTCCACGTGATACGTATGTGCAGATTGTAGGACGGGATGCGAACAAGGACGGCGAAGATGATTATGATAAGTTGGCGCATGCCTATGCTTTTGGTGGGGAGAATATGTCCATCAATACGGTGGAGAAATTTCTTGATGCTGATGTGGGTTATTATGCAACGATCAACTTCGACGGAATCAAAAAAGTGGTTGATGCGCTTGGTGGCGTAAAACTGCCAATTGATGAGGACATTGTGAACAAGAACCCGGATCATGTGCAATTCACGATTGAAGGCGGTAAGCCGATCTATGACGGGCAGGAAGCACTGTATTATGTAAGATACCGTGAGGATAGCGATTTTAATCGTACCAAGCGGCAGCAGATTTTCCTGAACTCGATGGCGAATGAGATGCTGAATTTGAATCAAATCGCCAAAATTCCGGAATTGATTCAGATCATGGGAGATAGCTTCCAGACGGATATGCGAGCTTCTTTCATTATTGATCTGGCTAAACAAGTGCTTACTCAGGAGAAACCGCAGATTTCAAGCTTCACCATTCTGGGTGAGGGGATGAAAAAGGACGGTATCTATTATGGTCAGGCTGACGAGAAAGATGTCCAATATGCCAAAGAGCTGATTAACAACTGGATGGATCAATCGACCCCAGCTGGTGAAGTAATGATCCCTGACCGGCAAAAGATTGAATAA
- a CDS encoding D-alanyl-D-alanine carboxypeptidase family protein, producing MKKWWKRAGMLLALLLIIYLGVKPDMLVGKPGIKAESAVLMDMNSEQILMDFNGSEEIAPAGVSKLMTELLVMEAVINGDIGWNDLVNVSLYASSVGGSQLTLKQGEQFTVQELFQVVAVYSANDAAVALAEHISGTEQNFVQQMNQKATQIGLSEDTQFTNSTGLSEKLLGPNRPMDIQGQTLMTAIDACKLARYLLNNHPEILRVSSQMQVSMHQKGMYMSNTNWMLSSIGGPYAYDGNDGLKTGYDEDSGYHFVGTAERDGKRLISVVFGTDTREGRFVETRKLFNYGFSGNRVRPDY from the coding sequence ATGAAAAAATGGTGGAAACGGGCAGGTATGCTGCTGGCTCTCTTGCTTATTATATATTTGGGTGTGAAACCGGACATGCTGGTAGGCAAACCGGGAATTAAAGCTGAATCTGCGGTATTAATGGATATGAATTCTGAACAGATCTTAATGGATTTTAACGGCTCCGAAGAGATTGCCCCGGCAGGCGTCAGTAAGTTGATGACAGAACTGTTAGTAATGGAGGCCGTGATCAATGGTGATATAGGTTGGAACGATCTTGTTAATGTGAGTCTGTATGCCAGCTCGGTGGGGGGCAGTCAATTGACCTTGAAACAGGGAGAGCAATTCACCGTTCAGGAGTTGTTCCAGGTGGTAGCTGTCTATTCAGCCAATGATGCAGCGGTTGCTCTTGCAGAACATATTAGTGGTACAGAGCAAAATTTTGTGCAACAGATGAATCAGAAAGCAACTCAGATTGGGCTGTCTGAGGATACACAATTCACGAATTCAACGGGCCTCAGTGAAAAGCTGCTTGGTCCTAACCGTCCGATGGATATACAAGGGCAGACCTTAATGACGGCTATAGATGCATGCAAGCTTGCGCGATATCTGCTGAATAACCATCCCGAGATTTTAAGAGTTTCTAGTCAAATGCAAGTATCAATGCACCAAAAAGGGATGTACATGAGTAACACGAACTGGATGTTGTCCTCTATTGGTGGGCCGTATGCTTACGATGGGAATGACGGATTGAAGACCGGATATGATGAAGATTCCGGATATCATTTTGTGGGGACAGCTGAACGTGATGGCAAAAGGCTGATATCAGTTGTATTTGGAACAGATACTCGTGAAGGGCGTTTTGTGGAGACTCGGAAGTTGTTCAACTATGGGTTTTCGGGAAACCGAGTCAGACCAGATTATTGA
- a CDS encoding MFS transporter, with translation MQKQMKWPLILFAIGVFMAALDNGIITSSLTTLNASFGVSPTWGAWTITLYTLGLAVSVPIAGKLSDRYGRKKLFLIEVALFGIGSLLVALSTSFTFFLIARVIQALGGGGIFIIASSYVLSKFPAERQGTALGLLGGMNGVAAILGPNVGAFILDLTGNWHWLFLINVPIAILLFIAGIRFIQEEQELNRAAVDWSGIAVLTLGVLSLMYSFSNLDGVNMLQSLGSPMFYGFFLAGVIILVLFYFMEKRLEGSEREPVVSTQLLGIASFRWTLLIAFFSGAILASVIFIPGFVEQYLGVSNTASGYWFTPLALASGIGAGGGGYLVDRKGPIWTLSVAGLLSAIGFLLFPLWVEHIWQFVIASTLVGIGFGMMLGAPVNVLVTEQAGENNKGIAVATSSLFRQMAMAIAPTIFAGFLARSFVNLGSNIQAGFADKGIQVPPEMLQQYASGGASGSDVSSLTEGLSQIPDEGIREVLLQAVHQTTGQGYNGLFWSAVVFSVLTLIAALITGRLRQKEKSHHVEDVSTS, from the coding sequence ATGCAAAAACAAATGAAATGGCCGCTAATCCTGTTTGCCATAGGGGTATTTATGGCTGCACTGGATAACGGGATCATCACCTCTTCACTGACCACCTTAAATGCATCATTTGGTGTGTCGCCAACATGGGGAGCATGGACGATTACGCTTTACACGCTTGGGCTTGCGGTGAGTGTACCTATTGCGGGCAAACTGTCGGACCGTTATGGTCGCAAGAAACTATTTTTGATTGAAGTGGCGTTGTTTGGGATCGGGTCCCTGCTCGTCGCGCTGAGCACATCGTTTACCTTTTTCCTGATTGCTCGTGTCATTCAAGCTTTGGGCGGTGGTGGGATTTTTATCATTGCCAGCTCATACGTATTAAGCAAGTTCCCGGCGGAGCGTCAGGGTACAGCTTTGGGTCTGCTCGGAGGGATGAATGGTGTTGCCGCTATATTGGGACCCAATGTCGGTGCTTTTATACTGGACCTTACGGGCAACTGGCATTGGTTATTCCTGATCAATGTACCTATCGCCATTCTGCTATTCATTGCAGGTATTCGATTTATTCAGGAAGAGCAGGAACTGAATCGTGCAGCAGTGGACTGGAGCGGTATTGCTGTCCTAACGTTGGGTGTACTCAGTTTAATGTATAGCTTCAGCAATCTGGACGGTGTGAACATGCTTCAAAGCCTGGGATCACCCATGTTCTACGGTTTCTTCTTGGCAGGTGTGATCATTCTCGTGCTCTTTTACTTCATGGAAAAAAGGCTGGAAGGATCTGAACGTGAACCTGTTGTATCGACACAACTTCTGGGCATTGCGTCCTTTCGCTGGACGCTGTTGATTGCCTTTTTCTCCGGAGCCATTCTGGCCTCGGTGATCTTTATTCCCGGATTTGTTGAACAATATCTCGGCGTATCCAATACAGCTTCCGGGTACTGGTTTACTCCGCTCGCGCTGGCATCCGGCATCGGGGCAGGTGGAGGTGGATACCTCGTTGACCGCAAAGGGCCAATCTGGACGTTATCCGTTGCGGGGCTGCTATCTGCAATTGGATTCCTGCTGTTTCCGCTATGGGTGGAGCATATCTGGCAATTTGTCATCGCGAGTACACTCGTAGGTATTGGCTTCGGTATGATGCTTGGTGCGCCAGTTAACGTACTTGTCACAGAACAGGCAGGGGAGAACAACAAAGGCATCGCGGTAGCGACCAGCTCGTTATTCCGCCAGATGGCGATGGCGATTGCACCTACCATTTTCGCTGGATTCCTGGCACGTTCTTTCGTTAATCTGGGATCAAACATTCAGGCAGGATTCGCTGACAAAGGAATTCAGGTACCGCCCGAGATGCTGCAACAATATGCCTCGGGAGGGGCATCAGGGAGTGATGTCTCCAGTCTGACAGAGGGCCTGTCCCAGATTCCTGATGAAGGTATCCGTGAGGTGTTGCTCCAGGCAGTGCATCAAACGACAGGGCAGGGTTACAATGGTCTTTTCTGGTCTGCGGTGGTATTCAGTGTGCTTACGCTGATAGCTGCGCTTATAACGGGACGTCTGCGTCAAAAAGAGAAGAGTCATCATGTGGAAGATGTATCTACAAGCTGA
- a CDS encoding DHH family phosphoesterase, producing the protein MPKFLKKRWHGYYTVWAFILLLLLVMFVTIYNWTLGLISLILASALGIVMIKAELAFRRELNDYINGLSIRIKRMEGEAVSMLPFGIVLYSEDRTVEWHNRFVAEMFQEKTMVGNPLLNMFPKLPQPKEKKDGTKEHSSKELHDEFQLDDRHYGVIHNPQERYVYVYEITELAILRDKYENERLALGILVLDNLDEAAQGMDDQQRTALIARVTSEITSWAKRYEVYLRRLSSDRYLLMLNHKSLQELEQSRFVILDEVREMTADLKVPMTLSVGLAFGSDSISEMGELAQSSLDMALGRGGDQAAVKSGQRLSFYGGKSNAVEKRTRVRARVIAHALRDLMQESDRVLIMGHKIPDMDAIGASIGVWKAASLYNVEARIVLDGINPSIERMMEQVNKDEKLSKAFVSPEQATQMMTEHTLLVVVDTHKASMTMEPKLVQSATRVVVVDHHRRGEEFINDAVLIYLEPYASSAAELVTELLQYIHDKVQFTPLEATALLAGITVDTKHFALHTGSRTFEAAGFLRRSGADTIMIQRLMKEDLSEYIAKAEIIKHAKMVYGNIALAVTDPGSKISQMMIAQVADTLLNMTDVVASFVISERPDGLIGISARSLGRMNVQVVMERLGGGGHLTNAAVQLEGTLGEAEKRLTNVLAEIEKEEGLFE; encoded by the coding sequence ATGCCTAAATTTCTGAAGAAACGCTGGCACGGCTACTATACCGTATGGGCGTTCATACTGCTGCTGTTGCTCGTTATGTTCGTTACCATTTATAACTGGACGCTTGGTTTGATTAGTCTGATACTGGCTTCGGCGCTGGGAATCGTCATGATTAAGGCGGAGCTCGCGTTCCGCCGTGAGCTTAACGACTACATTAATGGCCTATCTATTCGGATCAAACGGATGGAGGGGGAAGCGGTCAGCATGCTTCCATTCGGAATTGTGCTGTACAGCGAAGATCGTACGGTAGAGTGGCATAACCGCTTTGTCGCGGAGATGTTCCAGGAGAAGACAATGGTGGGTAATCCGCTACTTAATATGTTTCCCAAACTTCCTCAGCCTAAAGAGAAGAAGGATGGGACGAAGGAACATTCATCCAAGGAGTTGCATGACGAATTCCAGTTGGATGATCGGCATTATGGAGTTATTCATAACCCGCAGGAGCGGTATGTATATGTATACGAGATTACGGAGCTAGCCATTCTTCGTGATAAATATGAAAATGAACGCCTTGCATTGGGAATTCTCGTTCTGGATAATCTGGACGAAGCTGCCCAAGGCATGGACGATCAACAGCGTACAGCGCTGATTGCTCGAGTGACCAGCGAAATTACGTCTTGGGCCAAGCGGTACGAAGTGTACCTGCGCCGTCTGTCTTCTGATCGTTATCTGTTGATGCTGAATCATAAGTCTTTGCAGGAACTGGAGCAGAGCCGATTTGTCATTTTGGATGAGGTTCGGGAGATGACTGCTGACCTCAAAGTGCCAATGACACTCAGTGTTGGACTGGCGTTTGGATCGGATAGCATCAGTGAGATGGGAGAACTGGCACAGTCCAGTCTGGACATGGCACTTGGACGTGGTGGTGATCAGGCTGCCGTGAAGTCCGGACAACGCCTGTCTTTCTATGGCGGTAAGTCTAACGCAGTGGAGAAACGCACACGGGTAAGAGCCCGCGTTATTGCGCACGCGCTGCGTGATCTTATGCAGGAGAGCGATCGGGTGCTCATCATGGGGCACAAAATTCCGGATATGGACGCGATCGGCGCATCCATCGGAGTGTGGAAAGCGGCCAGTCTGTACAATGTGGAAGCACGAATTGTCCTGGATGGAATTAATCCATCGATTGAACGCATGATGGAGCAAGTGAACAAGGACGAGAAGTTGTCCAAAGCATTTGTATCACCGGAACAGGCAACCCAGATGATGACCGAGCACACGTTACTGGTGGTGGTGGATACTCATAAGGCCTCCATGACCATGGAGCCAAAACTGGTACAGTCTGCTACCCGTGTCGTCGTTGTGGATCACCATCGCCGGGGTGAAGAGTTCATCAATGATGCAGTGTTGATCTATCTGGAACCTTATGCGTCTTCTGCTGCCGAATTGGTAACCGAACTCTTGCAATACATTCATGATAAGGTACAATTCACTCCGCTAGAAGCTACGGCTCTACTTGCCGGAATTACGGTGGATACGAAGCATTTTGCACTGCACACGGGGTCCAGAACGTTCGAAGCGGCAGGCTTCTTGCGCCGTAGCGGTGCGGACACCATTATGATCCAGCGGTTGATGAAAGAGGATCTGTCAGAATATATTGCTAAGGCAGAAATCATAAAGCATGCTAAAATGGTATATGGAAACATTGCGCTGGCGGTCACCGACCCTGGCAGCAAGATTTCACAGATGATGATCGCCCAAGTGGCGGACACATTGCTGAACATGACTGACGTGGTCGCATCATTTGTGATTAGTGAGCGTCCGGATGGACTGATTGGCATCAGCGCGAGATCGCTGGGGCGCATGAATGTTCAGGTTGTCATGGAACGACTGGGCGGTGGCGGACATTTGACGAATGCTGCCGTGCAGCTTGAAGGAACGCTTGGAGAGGCAGAAAAACGGCTGACGAACGTACTGGCTGAAATCGAAAAGGAAGAGGGGCTGTTCGAATGA
- a CDS encoding MazG-like family protein, with product MPKELDVAKRAKVIEWLKTEVLDQVSRLFKALWEGSTTRIGDSLASLIMSSYILGRRLGIPFKDLDALLVEKLKKHKQEGHQLEDWYQDISALEDHMRKR from the coding sequence ATGCCTAAAGAACTGGATGTAGCCAAACGCGCTAAAGTGATTGAATGGCTGAAAACCGAAGTGCTTGATCAGGTATCCCGATTATTCAAGGCGTTATGGGAAGGCAGTACAACTCGAATCGGGGACAGTCTTGCCAGTTTGATTATGAGTAGTTACATATTGGGCCGCAGGCTCGGTATTCCTTTCAAGGATCTGGATGCACTGCTAGTTGAGAAGTTGAAAAAGCATAAACAGGAAGGTCACCAGCTTGAAGACTGGTACCAGGATATTTCCGCGCTAGAAGATCATATGCGTAAGAGGTGA
- a CDS encoding ABC transporter permease: protein MSKANEVVVTSQKVDKSPSSLSIVWRELVRDKVALISLIFLGLVMLLVYGTSLILNQDDIVRVDLFALYEPPSAKYWLGTDYGGRDVFGQLVIGTRNSLTIGIIVTLMTGFIGILIGLLSGYFGGMIDNLFMRVVDFFMILPMLMIVIAFVTAVPKYNIISFSLIMTAFLWMGIARLIRSKALQERELDYVKASKTLGSSHLKIMLSQVLPNLSSIIIVTMTLNLAANIGLESGLSFLGFGFPESTPSLGTLVSYARNPQTLESRWWIWLPASVLILVLMLSINNVGQALKRATDARQRRG from the coding sequence ATGAGCAAGGCCAACGAGGTAGTTGTAACTTCACAAAAGGTTGATAAAAGCCCCTCCAGCTTGAGTATTGTATGGCGGGAGCTTGTCAGAGATAAGGTGGCACTAATCTCGCTCATTTTCTTGGGCTTGGTCATGTTGCTGGTATATGGCACGTCTCTCATTCTGAATCAGGATGATATCGTACGCGTGGATCTGTTTGCCTTATATGAACCACCATCCGCTAAGTATTGGCTTGGAACGGACTATGGAGGTCGTGATGTATTTGGCCAACTGGTCATCGGTACACGTAACTCCCTGACCATTGGAATTATCGTAACGTTAATGACTGGCTTCATAGGTATCTTAATTGGCCTTTTATCCGGTTATTTCGGTGGAATGATAGACAACCTGTTTATGCGTGTTGTTGATTTCTTCATGATCCTTCCAATGTTGATGATTGTTATCGCGTTTGTTACGGCAGTACCGAAATACAATATCATCTCGTTCTCTCTAATCATGACGGCATTTCTCTGGATGGGTATTGCCAGATTGATTCGCTCCAAAGCATTACAGGAACGGGAACTGGATTATGTAAAAGCTTCAAAAACATTGGGTTCTTCTCATCTGAAGATTATGCTCTCACAGGTTCTTCCGAATCTGAGCTCCATTATCATCGTAACGATGACATTGAATCTCGCTGCCAACATTGGCCTCGAATCAGGGTTATCTTTCCTGGGATTTGGTTTTCCCGAAAGTACGCCTAGTCTTGGAACACTCGTAAGTTATGCACGTAATCCGCAAACCCTGGAATCCAGATGGTGGATATGGCTACCCGCATCGGTACTGATTCTGGTATTGATGTTGAGTATAAATAATGTCGGTCAAGCCCTAAAGCGTGCGACTGATGCAAGACAAAGAAGAGGTTAA
- a CDS encoding DUF2232 domain-containing protein: MKFSFKSAVWSAVYLLLLLSLLTPLSVLAIFFMMIPGVILYASLSLKSFIWHLVPVAVILVVFHPIYLLLLLIFTLPAIVMGHAYKTRKSALFALMAGSGMMLAEYLLLLLVGSVIFQFDLSSYIEDVVKLTIEPLTNTSNQMINGFAWTPEMTEDVAKQTQLMIPFALVVTSMVMAFITHAIARPILNVMGVVVSKLPPAREWRMPRALIWYYFLALLIEVISRQSDGTYWTMIAMNLSPLINLGFMIQAIGFFFFLSHTKKWNPVIPYFLAAAVFFIGPLRIIGIIDLAFPLREAISKSKR; this comes from the coding sequence TTGAAATTTAGCTTTAAATCAGCTGTTTGGAGCGCAGTCTATCTGCTCTTGCTACTTTCGCTGTTAACTCCTTTATCGGTACTTGCCATATTTTTTATGATGATTCCGGGAGTTATTTTGTATGCTTCATTATCTTTAAAATCATTTATATGGCATCTCGTGCCCGTAGCTGTTATTTTGGTCGTATTCCACCCCATCTATCTGTTACTATTGCTCATCTTTACCCTGCCTGCGATCGTTATGGGTCACGCGTATAAAACACGCAAATCGGCCCTGTTCGCTCTGATGGCGGGAAGTGGCATGATGTTGGCAGAATACTTGTTGTTGCTCTTGGTCGGCAGTGTCATTTTCCAATTCGACCTGTCCAGTTATATTGAAGATGTGGTCAAATTGACCATTGAACCGTTAACCAATACATCGAATCAGATGATCAACGGGTTTGCATGGACACCTGAGATGACCGAGGATGTTGCCAAACAAACACAGCTTATGATTCCATTTGCTCTCGTTGTCACATCGATGGTAATGGCTTTCATTACACACGCCATTGCTCGTCCGATTCTGAACGTGATGGGTGTGGTGGTATCGAAGTTGCCACCAGCGAGAGAATGGCGTATGCCGCGTGCGTTGATCTGGTATTATTTCCTTGCACTGTTGATCGAAGTGATTTCCAGACAAAGTGATGGAACATACTGGACCATGATTGCCATGAATCTGTCCCCGTTAATTAATCTGGGCTTCATGATTCAAGCGATCGGTTTCTTCTTCTTTCTCTCACATACAAAGAAATGGAATCCGGTTATACCATATTTCCTGGCGGCTGCGGTCTTCTTCATTGGTCCGCTTCGGATTATCGGAATTATCGATCTGGCGTTCCCGCTTCGTGAGGCAATATCGAAATCAAAACGATAG